The DNA window CTTTCATATGTGACATTCACAAGTAAAATGCCAAACTACACAAAACTCATATAGTACAAAGGAAGATAACATCTAAATATCCCTGTAGGTCTTACGATGTATTTCTGGTTATCCCGACTGCATTTATTtacacagtaaaaagaaaaatctttatattCTATTTTGGACATGCCTATCATTTATAGTTGAGTGTTTTCTCCAACCCTTTCCTAACAATTTGCAACATCTGGGACACAATTTCCCTCACAATACTTtgtaaaggaaattattttccaaaataatcaaaataacagCGAGGGGAACCTTTCTACCGAGTGTTCTATTACGCCATCTGACATATTCATAGCTCTTCattcatatattattattttttaatggaagtttGTCTTTCCTAGATCAAGAATTTCCCTAATTTATACTAGTTCCTCCAAGGTATGAGTTTCTGATACCTAAAGTATGTGTAATTTTGATAATTCTGTCATTCATTggctttccattttctcattaaaatccTGTTAAGAAAATCCTACTGTTTAATATGAATTTCAAAGGAGGGCGTTCTATATTCAATTGCTTTATGAAACTTCCTCTTTGCAAATTTtatcacagtaaaaaaataactttccaacATTCACTTCACTGATACTGTTCCTTACTTgtacaaactttaaaaaaggtaTGACTTGATGCTGAAAACTTTCACAGAGTTCACTAAATTCGTAACATTCCTGTGTGCATTtactgggtgggggggaggatgTGTAAAAAGCAGCTTTCTGTGGGTGACCCTGCACATGCTGTGCATTTATAGGTTTCTAGTCAGTATTAGTTGTCTGGTGTACAATGAGATGATCTCATTTATAGAGTTTCTCTTCTATAAGAATTTGCTGGTATTTCCTATGAACTGAGTTTTGGAAgaaattttcttacatttaattCATCAAGTTTTTCATCTGCATGAGTTCTCTGATGCATAATGAGCTGTGACTTCCAAcaaaaggctttcccacattcagtGCACTTacagggtttctctcctgtgtgagtcCTCTGATGTGCACTGAGGATTGATTTCTGAGAGAAGGTTTTTCCACATTCATTGCATCCATAGGGTTTCTCCCCTGAATGAGTTCTCTGATGTACAATGAGCTGGGATTTCCTAATGAAAGCTTTCTcacattcactgcattcatagggtttctctcttGTGTGCATTCTCTGATGTACAATGAGCCGTAATTTTCCACTGAAGGATTTCTCACATTGACTACATTTATAAGGGCTTTCCCCTGCATGAGTTCGCTCATGTACAATGAGTAGTGACTTCCAaatgaaggccttcccacatttgttacattcatatggtttctctcctgAATGAGTTCTCATGTGTATAATGAGATAGGACTTGCTactaaaggctttcccacagtcACTGCATCCATAAGGTTTTTCTCCAGCATGAGTTCTCTGATGAGAAATGAGCTGATCTTTCCTATTAAAGGCTTTTCCACACTCGCTGCATTCATAGGgattttctcctgtgtgaattctctgatgtacAATGAGTTGTGAATTGAAACTGAAGGATTTCCCGCATTCATTGCATTCAtgtggtttctctcctgtgtgagttctcATATGTATAATGAGGTATGACTTGCTcctgaaggcttttccacattcactgcatCCATAGGGTTTCACTCCGGTGTGACTTCTCTGATGCACAATGAGCTGTGACTTCAAactaaaggcttttccacattgatTACATCCATAAGGTTTTACCCCAGTGTGAGCTCCCTGATGTACAATGAGCTGCGACTTGAAAgtaaaggcttttccacattcactACAACCATAGGGTTTCTCCCCTGTATGAGTTCTCTGATGAACAATAAGGTTTGACTTTGTATTAAAGGCTTTGCTACAGTCACTGCATTCaaagggtttctctcctgtatgagttctttgaTGTATAATGAGCTGTGACTTCAAACCAAAAGTTTTTCCACAGTCGCtacattcatagggcttctcccCAGCATGGGTTCTCTGGTGTGAAATGAGCTGGTATTTCcgactgaaggctttcccacattcatggCATTCATATGGACTctctcctgtgtgaattctctgatgtatAATGAGTTGTGAATTAaaactgaaggctttcccacagtcACTGCATTCATGgagtttctctcctgtgtgagttctcATATGTATAATGAGGTACGACTTGCTCCTGAAGGCTTTGCCACATTCACTGCATACGTAAGGTTTcattcctgtatgacttctctGATGCACAATGAGCTGTGACTTCaaactgaaggctttcccacactgaaTGCACCCATAGGGCTTTACTCCTGTGTGAACCCCCTGATGTACAATGAGCTGCGACTTGAAAgtaaaggcttttccacattcactACAACCATAGGGTTTCTCCCCTGTATGGGTTCTCTGATGTACCATAAGGTTTGACTTTGTATTAAAGGCTTTCTGACATTCACTACATTCaaagggtttctctcctgtatgaatTCTTTGATGTATAATGAGCTGTGACTTCAAACCGAAAGCTTTACCACATTCATTACAACCATAGGGTTTCTGTCCTGAATGAGTTCTCTGGTGTGAAATGAGCTGGTCTTTCCTACTGAATACTTTTCCACATTCGCAGCATTCATAGGGATTCTCACCTGTGTGGATTCTCTGATGTATAACAAGTTGTGAGTTGAAACTgaaggatttcccacattcactgcattcatgaagtttctctcctgtgtgagttctctgatggACAGTGAGGTAGGACTTGCTGCTGAAATCTTTCCCACATCCCTTACATTTGTAGGGTTTCTCTTCTACATGAGTTCGTTGATGCACTGCAAGGTATGACTTACTGCTGAAAGTCTTCCCACAAAAACTGCATTCAAAAGGCTTTCCTCCTACAtacatttgttggcatatgagTTGTGACTTCTTGTTGAcagtttttccacattcattacTTTCACCATATTTTATTCCAATAACAGTTTGCTCATGTTTAGAATGGTGGAATGATTCCCTATATGCACGAAACTCATTAGGATTCTTTCCAGCATAATTACTATTGAAatctatattatatttaaaactcATTCCACGTGTGATATATTTATGAAGCTTTTGTCTTGAAGAAACATAATTTGTAGTAAGAAGACATAGTTTTCCAAATGTAGGACATTCATAGCCTTTTGCCACACTTTCCAGCTTGCCTTCATTTTCCTGATGCCATTCCATATGATCATCAATTTCCCAGACTTTTTCTAGCAATGAAAATAGTTTTACGTTAAAAATAACATGAACCTGGCATAGCataaaattaccttaaaaatgCCATGTGAAGAGAGTACACTTTAAGTTTCATATATCGGatctgaatataaataaaatctcaagtaTAGATGTACCAAAACTCTTGgctggggaaaacaaacaaaactaaaaataaagataggCATAGAAAACTGACAATGATTAGAAAtggttttaagttttaaaatgttggtaaagaaagcaaaataggcacaagtaaaaataagaaaaatataaagcagttGGAAGGGATCTCAGCATtatattctttcaacaaataattactgaatacctattatgtgccaatcACGGTGCTGAAAACTCAGGAGAAACTCAGAAAACATTGCAAATCAGTTTACAGTCCTCCTGGGAATGAAGTTCTACTGCAtaccaaaatacatgaaaatagacACACGAGGAAAATCAGTGTGATGTTTCACAACACTGAGGACAAGCAGCAGGTAGTAAAGTTTCCAGAGAAACCAAAACTGTTTCGTATAAAGGATCAAAGTGAGAATGGCATCTAACTTTAATCTAATGACATTAGCATCATCAGAGGACAAAATGCAGAGCATTCAGGGGTAAAGTATAAACATCTTCTGAGGCACAGGTctcaaattttatgttacatgcaCTCTTTCACAGGAGGCTACTCGAACAGGTGCTCCAACAaaacaaactaagaaaaaagatgacacagaataaatatggaaaataaaatttgaaaggagACTCCAGGATAAAACACTAGTACAGCCAGGGTACGAGGTAAACTAGGGTCATGCTGGAGCAGCTGAAGGACAAGGGAGTGACATCATCAGGAAGAGACAGACAGAATCACTAATGTGGCTGAATGTAGCACAGGAATATTTAGACACGTGAAGAGAAGTCTGAGGTTAACAAAAAATACACTAACGATAAGAACAGAGAAACCTCAGCAGGCAAATAAaacaactcaaaagaaaaaaaatgatgtatgaaCAAAAATTAGCCATTGCCTATTTGCATGATTCTCCTGTGAATAGAAATTACACAGTCATAACGATGTAAGAACTGAAGACTGATCTAACCCAAATGAAGTAACTTTTAGTAGGATGACTGGGATATAAGGAGACAGTATGCCTATCATGGGGAGTGTGGAAGAAGGGGAGGTGAAAGAGAATTAAATCGTTACACTGTTATACTGAATAATCATCACTCGGGGAAAAAATCAAGGTGCAGTAGAATAAGctgattatttagaaatatggaagCGAATACCATAAAAAAAGCTAGAAGGGATGAAAGTGGTTTTACCTGGAGGGAATAGAACACTGAGAGGGGGCAGGCTGAACAGAACGCTGCTGACGACAAAATCCAAAAGCCAAAATTAGAAAGTAGagagggtggggtgcctgggtggctcagtcgttaaccatctgcctttggctcaggtcatgatcccagggtcttgggatcaagccctgcatcgggctccctgctcagcaggaagccggcttctccctctcccactccctctgcttgtgttccctctctcgccgtctctgtcaaaaaataaataaaatcttaaaaaaaaaaaaaaaaaagaaagtagaaagagaaCAAGACACAGGACTCAGTCCTCAGGCACAATGGCAAGTATTTGGAGGCTGACCAGGAGAATGGTTGATCTAGATGTCCTAAAGTAATATGCTGACCAAGGCAACAAAGAGGAAACAGCATTAAGAGAATATGGCAGCAAGTTAGGCTTGGAGATGGCAGATCAGAGGACCTTAATACCTCATTCCAGGTTTCCCTATCTCTCAAATCTGATCACTCTTCATTTTGCACAGTCTCCAAATTGTATTTTCCCAAGTTGGGGAGTTACCTCCTCCTGGATGCACTGAGAAATGAACGCTGGGAACTTCTGACTATCATGATGACTTGGGAGGGAGTGTTACTGGCTATTCCATCGTTGTAAACTCAGAAATGTTTCCATCAAGAAAATAGGCCAGAGGGTAATTAATCTTTGCCTGGGAATCAGATTTGCTCATGTGTGTGGCTAATCGTCTTATCCCTATAGACTTTCAGAGTTCATGGACACTAAGTCTGTCCTAATCTCTACCATGTAACCCTTCTGTGGCTGGAACTGTAACCGTCCTACTTCCCCTGGTTAGCCACAGCTCTGACTTCTTGATTTCCTAGGAAACCTTAACACATTTTCTGTTGAGCATTCTCTTATGCAACAATAATGGCAGATAATGATATTATGGTTGGTATCTCAAGGGAAATTTCAAAGAATTCCAAAAATCAGGAAACAATACCAAAGCCAATGTATAGAAGACAGAATTTCTAagcttaaatattatttaaacatgACTGAAGATGATTACTGTTTGTGGTTCTCAAGTAATCCCTGGAAACTCCACTTGCACCAACAGAATTGATTCTAAAGCTACAGAATAGCATTCTCCCAAACCACCATCTTGAGTGTAGCCACAGAAGACAATGGAAAACGGAATTATGCTCAGAGAGCAGAACCAAGGGCTCACTAGGCCCCTGCCACAGCAGGAAGTCCTGGCGCAAACTGCCCAACCAGGGTGTCAACACACTGCAAACCAGACTTCTATGTGGCATTCACTGTGGCTGCTCTCCCAGAATGGGAGCTCCTATTGTACCTACGCTGCATGTGTCTCTACCACTCTGTACTTGTCTGCTTGGTTGTACATGAATAACTTAGCTTTAACTGTATGTTACCAGACATTATCTGGGAACAAAGATTCAAGACTTCCATTAATACAGCACAAGAAGGAAAATGGGTGGTGAAATATTTCTGAAGAtggatggattggaagaagagtATGACTAGAAGCTGCCTAGCCAAAGAGGTGGATGAAGGCAGATAGTGCTGCCTACCCCACaatccctcctccctttccctgacTGGCAAAGCCTGACTTGTCCCCCAAACCCATCCTTAAGGCCATGTGTTTCACTCAGGGAAATGGGGACCCATCACCACTGCtacctctaccccacccccagaaggtGAAGCATCATTTATTGGAGCCAACAAGTGGTGGGCCCACTTCCCTTGCCAGAGTCTTATTCAGACAGGGGTATGTGATAAAAACCTAGTCCACCAAGCATGACAAGTTTGCTGAGACTTCCTGGAATAGGCTTTACCACCTGATAAAAAGAGCCATGGGGGAAAAGCAGTTTACTTATTCTATTGGCCAGTGGTATATCTGCAGGTGTCGGCTAGAACTGTAATAGCCACCTGATGACCACGAGGGGAGTGGACCTGAGGAAAATGGCAGGGTAGAGATGGACCTTTGGTGATTTACTGAATCAATCACTTAGTCAACCCTACAGCTGCCCCAATGCAGGACGTTTTGTGATGTGTGGTAATAAATAACTTCTGTTTCATAGGTTGATTTGGGATTAATCAGAAATTACAGCTAAAATAATCCTAATGATACAAAGACTAACTGGATTCATTCTGCCATGCCTGTGACAGATTAACCATGTCAGGGAAACCTATCTGACAGCAATATCAAGATGAACAAAAGGAGTAAGATGCATACCTTTGGTTAATAAATAGAATGATCAAGAAATGAGATACTGGCCTCGTTTTGGGTGGGAACTGGGAATATGGGGGCCTTAAAAGACTTCTTTTTAGGGAACCAAAACATTAACAGATTTCAGCAACACTAGTGAACAAAATTGCATATAAAGGAGATTTACGCTGACTCTCCAGTGCCAAGAGAAAGAGCTAGAAGGAGAGCAGAATTAATAAACAATCAGAAAGGTGAGAAGAAAGTACGATGTAGCTATGGAGCAATGTGACAAACAATTCCAGTTTCTGAAAATGAGACAAAGGAGTGGCACATGCAAGAAAGATGCCCAATGGACCAATCAAACTTGGTACCAAAGGCCAGATGAAAGAGGGACGGGCTGTCAAttaccaaaagagaaaaacagcttaAATCTTCAGAATGGATGTCTTTCAAAGGTTACAATATATAAGAAAAGTAGTGAATATGGAAAGTCCCTTTGGACTCAGAGGGAAGAACAAGAGAAGCCAGTAAAGCATGAAAAGAATAAGCACTTCATCATGTAGTGTGTGAGTGGGTTCCATGGGGTGGCCCatgaagaagggggaggggagggctcaAAAGAGGATGACTAATATCCAGGGATGTAGGAATGCACTTAGAAGGGACAGTGATGACTTCTCCTAATAGAtttcaaggagaaggaaggatGTTGGGACTATGGCTGTTGACTATAAGtgtaagagattttaaaaatataatttaaaaaaaagaaagtagaaggaagagtGAAAGTCACATCAAGAGAGATATAGAGAAAAAAGCCTGTTTAACTGCGTAACAAAATGAGTCTACTGTCCTGGGAAAGTACACAGGAAACAGAGAATTccagagaggaagagatggaCTAAGACAGAATGGTTACGAATGAGACAAAAAGTACAAACGTGAGGTGTATGGCACATCAGAATTCACATCAATtctgaataaggaagaaaagatctAAATATCCTCATCACTCACCTGGATGGCCTTGACTTGGGATTTGGGCCTGCATCATCCACAGTTCTTCTTGTTCCAACTTGAAGATGATATCGGGTTTGCTGTCTTGATACCCTGTGAATGGAAAATCACAACCAACCTGGACCAAAACTACCTCAAACCCTGAAGAAGGGGGAAGAGTCAGTTTAGAGGCAGCATGATAAAGCTGCCCTTCTGCCCCATGGGAAAGTGAAGACCATTTTCAACTAGCATATTCTGATGCCAAAGGGAGACTAAGAAAATCTGGCCTTTAAATATAAATCCAAAATCACTAAGAATGTTGCAAAAGCCACCCAGCTTTCCGCCACCAAGAAGGGGAAGCCTGGAGATTACATACAGTCCTTTCAGGGAGGGAGCTCCTACCCAGGGACACCAGGTTGCTGTAGTTCTCCAACATCACACTCCTGTACAGGTGCTTCTGAGTGGGATCCAGCAGCCGCCACTCTTCCCAGGTAAAGTCCACAAACACATCCACGAATGACAATGGTCCCTGAAAGAGCACATTCCTATTCAATCTCAAATTCCTTACTGAGTTTCTGGGAAACAACAAACTGCCTAGGATGTCCATTGTTTATATTCTACTTtgtgagaaaagcaaaaatttattgaaaacattCCATCAATGTATACTAAATCAGTTAGCCTTTCACTCAACATATGAGAATACCAGGTGCCAGATACTCAGCAAGGTGCAGGTGATATAAACTTGCGtgaagggacatctgggtggcttagtcagttaagtgtccatctcttgatttcagctcaggtcatgatctcagggttcagggatcaagccccgtgtcgggcttcacactcagcagggagtctgcttgaggattctctctccccctctccttctgcccctgcccctgctcatgcgctctctctgtctctctctcaaataaataaaataaatccttaaaagaaaacttgaacaaaACACAATCCTGTCCACAAGAAGTGTTCACCACTGCATAGAAAAGCAAAGTCAAACATCTGTGAATGCAACTGGGAGTCAAAGAAGCAAAGACAAAAGAACATACAGAGTACAACAAGGGCACAAAGATGGAAGCAGCAATGCTATTCATTACAGATACATCTCTGACTGTTTAAACTATCCTAGGAACCACCTGCACAGGGTAACCAAGTGTCCCAGTGTACCCAGGACTAAGGGATTTCCCTAGACATGGGACCTTTGGTGCTAAAGGCAGGACAGCTATAGTCAAAAAGGAATGGTTGGTCATCCTACTTCTGTAACACTTCCTTACCTCCAGGTGCCTCAAAAGCGCAGGTGATATAAACAAGGATAAAAGACACTCCTGCCTGAGAGAAGCGTTTAGCATTGCAGAAGAAAGCAAAGTTTAAAACATGCAATTGCAACAGGAGGTTAAAGAAGCTAAGATGAACAAACATACAGAGTACAACAGGGGCACAAAGGAAACTAGTAATGCCACTTGGAAGTGTCAGGCTGAATCTGTAAAAGGGTACTGCAGGGGCAGCCACTGTGAGAGAAGACATGTTAAAACTTATGTGGAATGAAAGCACAAAATCTCTAAGTAGTAGCCAATTTGTGGGGCAAATGATCTGAataagaagatacacagatggcaaataatgatgctcaacatcatatacTATTAAAGAATTGCAAATTAATAATAACACACCATcacacacttattagaatggctaagattatAAAACAGTAATAACAACACCAAATTTCATGGAAGATGTGAATATACACACCCAAGAAGCTCAACAGAATCCAACAAATCCAACAACAAAatccacctgggtggctcagtcagttaaatgtctgccttcagctcaggtcatgaccccagggtcctgggatcaagccccatgttgggctcccagctcagtggggagtctgcttctccccctacctactgctctctctctcaaataagtaaataaaatc is part of the Zalophus californianus isolate mZalCal1 chromosome 14, mZalCal1.pri.v2, whole genome shotgun sequence genome and encodes:
- the ZNF268 gene encoding zinc finger protein 268 isoform X3: MMQAQIPSQGHPEKVWEIDDHMEWHQENEGKLESVAKGYECPTFGKLCLLTTNYVSSRQKLHKYITRGMSFKYNIDFNSNYAGKNPNEFRAYRESFHHSKHEQTVIGIKYGESNECGKTVNKKSQLICQQMYVGGKPFECSFCGKTFSSKSYLAVHQRTHVEEKPYKCKGCGKDFSSKSYLTVHQRTHTGEKLHECSECGKSFSFNSQLVIHQRIHTGENPYECCECGKVFSRKDQLISHQRTHSGQKPYGCNECGKAFGLKSQLIIHQRIHTGEKPFECSECQKAFNTKSNLMVHQRTHTGEKPYGCSECGKAFTFKSQLIVHQGVHTGVKPYGCIQCGKAFSLKSQLIVHQRSHTGMKPYVCSECGKAFRSKSYLIIHMRTHTGEKLHECSDCGKAFSFNSQLIIHQRIHTGESPYECHECGKAFSRKYQLISHQRTHAGEKPYECSDCGKTFGLKSQLIIHQRTHTGEKPFECSDCSKAFNTKSNLIVHQRTHTGEKPYGCSECGKAFTFKSQLIVHQGAHTGVKPYGCNQCGKAFSLKSQLIVHQRSHTGVKPYGCSECGKAFRSKSYLIIHMRTHTGEKPHECNECGKSFSFNSQLIVHQRIHTGENPYECSECGKAFNRKDQLISHQRTHAGEKPYGCSDCGKAFSSKSYLIIHMRTHSGEKPYECNKCGKAFIWKSLLIVHERTHAGESPYKCSQCEKSFSGKLRLIVHQRMHTREKPYECSECEKAFIRKSQLIVHQRTHSGEKPYGCNECGKTFSQKSILSAHQRTHTGEKPCKCTECGKAFCWKSQLIMHQRTHADEKLDELNVRKFLPKLSS
- the ZNF268 gene encoding zinc finger protein 268 isoform X2 yields the protein MLENYSNLVSLGYQDSKPDIIFKLEQEELWMMQAQIPSQGHPEKVWEIDDHMEWHQENEGKLESVAKGYECPTFGKLCLLTTNYVSSRQKLHKYITRGMSFKYNIDFNSNYAGKNPNEFRAYRESFHHSKHEQTVIGIKYGESNECGKTVNKKSQLICQQMYVGGKPFECSFCGKTFSSKSYLAVHQRTHVEEKPYKCKGCGKDFSSKSYLTVHQRTHTGEKLHECSECGKSFSFNSQLVIHQRIHTGENPYECCECGKVFSRKDQLISHQRTHSGQKPYGCNECGKAFGLKSQLIIHQRIHTGEKPFECSECQKAFNTKSNLMVHQRTHTGEKPYGCSECGKAFTFKSQLIVHQGVHTGVKPYGCIQCGKAFSLKSQLIVHQRSHTGMKPYVCSECGKAFRSKSYLIIHMRTHTGEKLHECSDCGKAFSFNSQLIIHQRIHTGESPYECHECGKAFSRKYQLISHQRTHAGEKPYECSDCGKTFGLKSQLIIHQRTHTGEKPFECSDCSKAFNTKSNLIVHQRTHTGEKPYGCSECGKAFTFKSQLIVHQGAHTGVKPYGCNQCGKAFSLKSQLIVHQRSHTGVKPYGCSECGKAFRSKSYLIIHMRTHTGEKPHECNECGKSFSFNSQLIVHQRIHTGENPYECSECGKAFNRKDQLISHQRTHAGEKPYGCSDCGKAFSSKSYLIIHMRTHSGEKPYECNKCGKAFIWKSLLIVHERTHAGESPYKCSQCEKSFSGKLRLIVHQRMHTREKPYECSECEKAFIRKSQLIVHQRTHSGEKPYGCNECGKTFSQKSILSAHQRTHTGEKPCKCTECGKAFCWKSQLIMHQRTHADEKLDELNVRKFLPKLSS
- the ZNF268 gene encoding zinc finger protein 268 isoform X1, yielding MATRVRTAAIWVPPLQEQENSCNRARELQGQESVLGKGTPDHRLLPGGPWKRHKNHRTEQVLEWLFISQEQPKTTQSRGPLSFVDVFVDFTWEEWRLLDPTQKHLYRSVMLENYSNLVSLGYQDSKPDIIFKLEQEELWMMQAQIPSQGHPEKVWEIDDHMEWHQENEGKLESVAKGYECPTFGKLCLLTTNYVSSRQKLHKYITRGMSFKYNIDFNSNYAGKNPNEFRAYRESFHHSKHEQTVIGIKYGESNECGKTVNKKSQLICQQMYVGGKPFECSFCGKTFSSKSYLAVHQRTHVEEKPYKCKGCGKDFSSKSYLTVHQRTHTGEKLHECSECGKSFSFNSQLVIHQRIHTGENPYECCECGKVFSRKDQLISHQRTHSGQKPYGCNECGKAFGLKSQLIIHQRIHTGEKPFECSECQKAFNTKSNLMVHQRTHTGEKPYGCSECGKAFTFKSQLIVHQGVHTGVKPYGCIQCGKAFSLKSQLIVHQRSHTGMKPYVCSECGKAFRSKSYLIIHMRTHTGEKLHECSDCGKAFSFNSQLIIHQRIHTGESPYECHECGKAFSRKYQLISHQRTHAGEKPYECSDCGKTFGLKSQLIIHQRTHTGEKPFECSDCSKAFNTKSNLIVHQRTHTGEKPYGCSECGKAFTFKSQLIVHQGAHTGVKPYGCNQCGKAFSLKSQLIVHQRSHTGVKPYGCSECGKAFRSKSYLIIHMRTHTGEKPHECNECGKSFSFNSQLIVHQRIHTGENPYECSECGKAFNRKDQLISHQRTHAGEKPYGCSDCGKAFSSKSYLIIHMRTHSGEKPYECNKCGKAFIWKSLLIVHERTHAGESPYKCSQCEKSFSGKLRLIVHQRMHTREKPYECSECEKAFIRKSQLIVHQRTHSGEKPYGCNECGKTFSQKSILSAHQRTHTGEKPCKCTECGKAFCWKSQLIMHQRTHADEKLDELNVRKFLPKLSS